The Brassica napus cultivar Da-Ae chromosome C7, Da-Ae, whole genome shotgun sequence genome has a segment encoding these proteins:
- the LOC106432982 gene encoding protein LHY-like, translating to MVQEKNKDRDDDDDGMHSAREHFPVDFVNGNVAKYPQFHPPGMVSPDLMFCPMGDLVHVNHPATRASSSYATTSTTSQQAFPACPSQDDYRSFLHMSSTFSNLIMSTLLQNPAAHAAATLAASVWPYTNNVGDSSTQMSSSPPSIAAIVAATVAAATAWWASHGLLPPTPLHLPVPTPNDQLIEKQSTAFQDQNMASSSDDSEETGITKLKAEKEEVVVAAAAVVQDSQKKNPVDRSSCGLNTPSGSDAEIDALDKMEKEKEAGVTSELSNRRSKINNNNQTTDS from the coding sequence ATGGTTCAAGAGAAGAACAAGGacagagatgatgatgatgatggtatgCACAGCGCAAGGGAGCATTTTCCGGTGGACTTTGTAAACGGAAATGTGGCAAAATACCCTCAGTTCCATCCCCCAGGTATGGTATCTCCAGACTTAATGTTTTGTCCTATGGGAGACCTAGTTCATGTGAATCATCCAGCTACAAgagcatcatcatcatatgCTACTACTAGTACAACTTCTCAACAAGCCTTTCCAGCATGCCCTTCCCAAGATGATTACCGTTCGTTTCTCCACATGTCTTCTACTTTCTCCAATCTTATCATGTCAACTCTCCTACAGAACCCTGCAGCTCATGCTGCAGCCACACTCGCTGCTTCGGTCTGGCCCTATACTAATAATGTTGGAGATTCATCAACGCAAATGAGCTCTTCTCCTCCAAGTATAGCAGCCATTGTTGCTGCTACCGTAGCTGCTGCAACTGCTTGGTGGGCTTCTCATGGACTTCTTCCTCCTACTCCACTCCACTTACCAGTTCCAACTCCAAATGATCAACTAATTGAGAAACAAAGCACAGCCTTTCAAGATCAAAACATGGCTTCATCATCCGACGATTCAGAGGAGACTGGAATTACCAAGCTAAAGGCTGAGAAGGAGGAAGTTGTTGtggctgctgctgctgttgtGCAAGATTCTCAGAAGAAAAATCCAGTGGACCGCTCATCGTGTGGATTAAACACACCTTCAGGGAGTGACGCGGAAATAGACGCATTGGATAAAatggagaaagaaaaagaggcAGGTGTTACTAGTGAGTTAAGCAACCGTCGGAGtaaaatcaacaacaacaaccaaacTACTGATTCATGA
- the LOC106432999 gene encoding bifunctional protein FolD 4, chloroplastic-like: MEANIMRSLMGCTSFTPSVLIQKGAIIPRRCIRHLCLRTAVSAHGSSSDAAMVIDKQKVAVDILHEIRTEVSRMKESIGMVPGLAVLHVGDTKLSTPYWAACGFVGIRSFEVHLAEDTTEEKTLECVSSFNDDPCVHGILVELPLPTHMDEHKILNAVSIEKDIKGFHPLNIGLLAMRGREPFFLPQTPKACIELLHRNNIEIKGKRAVVIGRSNTFGMPAALLLQREDATVTIIHSKTKNPQDITRQADIIISAVGKPNMVRGSWIKPGAVIVDVGISFVRDRNAPGGFRWVGDICYEEACEVASAFITDVGGDGLLESDMLLSNTLTSAKRIHNFL, encoded by the exons ATGGAAGCCAATATCATGAGATCGTTGATGGGTTGTACCTCCTTCACGCCGTCGGTTCTCATCCAAAAAGGAGCCATCATCCCCCGCCGATGCATCCGCCATCTCTGCTTAAGGACAGCTGTGTCCGCCCATGGCTCCTCTT CTGATGCAGCTATGGTAATTGATAAACAGAAGGTTGCAGTAGACATCTTACATGAGATCAGAACGGAAGTCTCAAGAATGAAGGAATCAATTGGCATGGTTCCTGGATTAGCAGTACTCCATGTTGGGGACACAAAACTCTCCACACCTTACTGGGCAGCTTGTGGATTTGTTGGCATCAGATCATTTGAAGTTCATCTAGCCGAAGATACGACAGAAGAGAAGACGTTGGAATGTGTCTCAAGCTTCAACGATGATCCTTGTGTCCATGGCATCCTTGTTGAGTTGCCTCTACCAACG CATATGGATGAGCACAAGATATTAAATGCGGTTAGTATAGAGAAAGACATCAAGGGATTTCATCCATTAAATATTGGACTGCTTGCTATGCGCGGAAGAGAACCCTTTTTCCTTCCACAGACTCCAAAAGCATGCATCGAGCTGTTACACCGGAACAACATTGAGATCAAAGGAAAGAGAGCTGTTGTTATCGGCAGGAGTAACACTTTTGGTATGCCAGCTGCTCTATTACTGCAG AGAGAAGATGCAACTGTTACCATTATCCATTCAAAAACCAAGAACCCTCAAGACATTACAAGACAAGCTGACATCATAATCTCTGCCGTTGGTAAACCAAACATGGTCAGAGGAAGCTGGATAAAACCGGGAGCAGTCATCGTCGATGTTGGGATTAGTTTTGTTCGA GACCGAAATGCTCCTGGTGGCTTTCGATGGGTCGGAGACATTTGCTATGAGGAGGCTTGCGAAGTTGCATCAGCTTTCATAACTGATGTTGGTGGCGACGGACTACTGGAATCAGACATGCTTCTATCGAACACTTTGACATCAGCCAAGAGAATTCACAACTTCCTGTGA
- the LOC106433001 gene encoding adagio protein 2-like: MEWDSDSDLSDGDEVGEDGWFGGDNGPIPFPEISLPGTTPCGFVVSDALEPDQPIIYVNTVFEIVTGYRAEEVIGRNCRFLQCRGPYAKRRHPSVDSTVVSKMRQCLEKGIEFQGELLNFRKDGSPLMNKLRLVPIREDDEITHFIGVLSFTDADIDLTPFPDLSAKEIPRRSRSFSSALPTGERNVSRGLCGIFELSDEVIALKILSQLAPSDIASVGCVCRRLSEVTKNDDVWRMVCQNTWGTEATRVLESIPGEKRIGWVRLAREFTTHEANAWRKFTFGGTVEPSRCNFSACAVGNKIVIFGGEGVNMQPMNDTFVLDLGSSSPQWKSVLVNSPPPGRWGHTLSCVDGSHLVVFGGYGSHGLLNDVFLLDLDANPPTWREVSGLAPPIPRSWHSSCTLDGTKLIVSGGCADSGALLNDTFLLDLSMDTPTWREIPVPWSPPSRLGHTLTVYGDRKILMFGGLAKLGTLRFRSNDVFTMDLSNDEPCWRPVIGYGSSLPGGMAAPPPRLDHVAVSLPGGRVLIFGGSVAGLASASQLYLLDPAEDNPAWRILSVKGSPPRFAWGHTTCVIGGTRLVILGGQTGEEWMLNEAHELLLATSATTTSSRHEEKRVF, encoded by the exons ATGGAGTGGGACAGCGATTCCGATCTCAGCGACGGAGATGAGGTGGGTGAAGATGGATGGTTCGGCGGAGATAACGGGCCGATTCCGTTTCCGGAGATTAGTCTTCCTGGAACGACGCCGTGTGGGTTTGTGGTCAGCGACGCTCTAGAGCCAGACCAACCTATCATTTACGTCAACACCGTCTTCGAGATTGTTACTGGGTATAGGGCTGAGGAAGTTATTGGTCGAAACTG CCGGTTCTTGCAGTGTAGAGGGCCATATGCTAAAAGAAGGCATCCCTCTGTAGATTCCACAGTTGTCTCCAAGATGCGACAGTGTCTAGAAAAAGGCATCGAGTTTCAGGGCGAGTTGTTAAACTTCCGTAAAGATGGGTCTCCTCTGATGAACAAGCTGCGTCTTGTCCCTATCCGTGAAGACGACGAGATCACTCATTTCATAGGCGTTCTCTCCTTCACAGATGCTGATATCGATCTCACCCCATTTCCTGACTTGTCTGCAAAAGAAATTCCAAGAAGATCTCGTTCATTTTCCTCTGCTTTACCAACCGGAGAGCGTAATGTTTCTCGTGGACTATGTGGGATATTCGAGCTGAGTGACGAGGTTATAGCTCTCAAGATACTGTCTCAGTTGGCTCCGTCCGATATTGCATCAGTGGGTTGTGTGTGCCGGCGGCTTAGTGAGGTTACAAAGAACGATGATGTGTGGAGAATGGTTTGTCAAAACACGTGGGGCACCGAAGCTACACGTGTTCTCGAGAGTATTCCCGGTGAAAAGAGGATTGGATGGGTGCGATTGGCCCGAGAGTTTACCACACATGAAGCAAATGCGTGGAGGAAGTTTACTTTTGGAGGTACTGTTGAGCCTTCCCGGTGTAACTTCAGCGCATGTGCGGTTGGGAATAAGATTGTTATCTTTGGTGGGGAAGGTGTGAACATGCAACCGATGAATGATACGTTTGTGTTGGACCTTGGCTCTAGTAGTCCCCAGTGGAAATCCGTTCTGGTTAACTCTCCTCCTCCTGGTCGCTGGGGTCACACCCTTTCTTGTGTCGACGGATCCCATTTAGTAGTCTTTGGAGGTTACGGGAGCCATGGGTTACTCAACGATGTCTTCTTGTTAGACCTTGATGCAAACCCTCCTACATGGAGAGAAGTATCCGGTTTAGCCCCTCCAATACCAAGATCATGGCATAGCTCGTGCACACTCGATGGAACCAAGCTGATTGTATCTGGTGGTTGTGCTGATTCAGGAGCTCTACTCAACGACACATTCTTGCTTGACCTTTCGATGGATACACCAACTTGGAGGGAGATACCGGTTCCTTGGTCTCCTCCATCTCGCCTTGGACATACCTTAACCGTCTATGGTGACCGCAAGATCCTCATGTTTGGTGGTCTTGCGAAATTGGGAACTTTGAGATTCCGCTCTAACGATGTATTCACGATGGATCTTAGCAACGATGAACCATGCTGGAGACCTGTGATTGGGTATGGATCTAGCCTTCCGGGAGGCATGGCAGCTCCACCACCGAGGCTAGATCATGTGGCGGTTAGCCTTCCAGGTGGTAGAGTCTTGATATTTGGTGGTTCGGTTGCAGGGCTTGCCTCGGCTTCTCAGCTTTATCTTCTTGATCCTGCAGAGGATAATCCGGCATGGAGGATATTGAGTGTTAAGGGAAGTCCTCCACGGTTTGCGTGGGGACACACCACTTGTGTGATCGGAGGAACTAGGTTGGTCATCTTAGGTGGTCAAACAGGAGAAGAGTGGATGCTAAATGAAGCTCATGAATTGTTGTTAGCTACCTCTGCTACTACAACATCATCAAGACATGAAGAAAAGAGGGTCTTCtag
- the LOC106432977 gene encoding actin cytoskeleton-regulatory complex protein pan1 codes for MPINKDPSTPPPVIGKIGPYTVFMTPPATPKPPESPSTVPQKPNLQPPVLPPPQQFKSVASSAQDGSVLGFFKNAATKVQNAHSSVDDHLVRWFGLNQSKYQWALDEYYEGKGSEMKSVKSNEMPGKVQSV; via the exons ATGCCGATCAACAAAGACCCATCAACACCTCCGCCTGTCATCGGCAAAATCGGTCCTTACACTGTCTTCATGACTCCTCCGGCCACTCCAAAACCACCTGAATCTCCTTCCACTGTCCCTCAGAAACCCAACCTTCAACCACCGGTTCTTCCACCGCCGCAGCAGTTTAAATCGGTGGCTTCCTCTGCACAGGACGGCTCGGTTTTGGGGTTCTTCAAAAACGCCGCCACAAAGGTTCAAAATG CACATTCAAGCGTGGATGATCATTTGGTGAGATGGTTTGGGTTAAACCAATCTAAGTACCAATGGGCTTTAGACGAGTACTACGAAGGCAAAGGATCT GAAATGAAGAGCGTGAAATCAAATGAGATGCCTGGGAAAGTACAAAGCGTATAA